In Deltaproteobacteria bacterium, the genomic window GCCTCCAGCGCCTCGGCGTGGGTATCGGGGACGAGATCAAGCGGCTCGAGGAAGATGCCATGATCAGCCCTGTCCGGGTCCGCGGCCCCAAGGGAGAAGTTCTCCTGGCCGCGGGAATGGCCTCGAAGATCATC contains:
- a CDS encoding ferrous iron transport protein A, with translation MLTTVDKSPCEIPMLIAAVEDALLSDRLQRLGVGIGDEIKRLEEDAMISPVRVRGPKGEVLLAAGMASKII